The following are encoded in a window of Megalobrama amblycephala isolate DHTTF-2021 linkage group LG19, ASM1881202v1, whole genome shotgun sequence genomic DNA:
- the LOC125254718 gene encoding GTPase IMAP family member 7-like produces MIKGTAQALGQIMSTSVVQKRPLAYLAEVREVVKLKTLSPISQVSDLRIVLLGKNITENNRVGNFILGRAAFESEAPADVELNIEKHRGKLKDRDVTVINTSHLLQPNLSISQITQGVKECVNLSAPGPHVIILVLQENDFSDNNRHRVKYVLNEFSKETPIHTLVLTDEREINNNCIHQLIKECGDEHLQFDERKSGLHSEILERVEKILKENQVQFLISDLHEEAGEETSEDGEKRRSGGSVTAEEAGDFDHEDDEKIKQRNKEKKEVDVQRKVLLTRKLV; encoded by the exons ATGATCAAAGGCACGGCGCAGGCCCTCGGCCAGATaatgtccacctcagtggtccagaagcgccCCCTGGCTTATCTTGCGgaggtgcgagaggttgtcaagctaaaAACGCTTTCTCCCATCTCACAAG TGAGTGATTTGAGGATTGTTCTGCTGGGGAAGAATATAACAGAAAACAACAGAGTGGGAAACTTCATCTTAGGAAGAGCAGCGTTTGAGAGTGAAGCACCTGCTGATGTAGAGCTGAACATTGAGAAACACAGAGGAAAACTGAAGGACAGAGACGTCACAGTCATCAACACTTCTCACCTGCTGCAGCCAAATCTGTCAATCTCTCAGATCACACAGGGAGTGAAAGAGTGTGTGAATCTGTCTGCTCCTGGACCTCATGTGATCATACTTGTACTGCAGGAGAACGACTTCAGTGACAATAACAGACATAGAGTGAAATATGTGCTGAATGAATTCAGTAAGGAGACTCCTATACACACTTTAGTGTTGACTGATGAGAGAGAGATAAACAATAACTGTATTCATCAATTAATAAAGGAGTGTGGAGATGAACATCTTCAGTTTGATGAAAGAAAATCAGGATTGCACTCTGAGATACTTGAAAGAGTGGAGAAGATACTCAAGGAAAACCAGGTCCAGTTTCTTATCTCTGACTTGCATGAGGAAGCAGGAGAAGAAACATCAGAAGATGGAGAGAAGAGGAGATCTGGAGGTTCAGTCACAGCAGAAGAAGCGGGAGATTTTGATCACGAAGATGATGAAAAAATCAAACagagaaacaaagagaaaaaggaAGTCGATGTCCAAAGGAAAGTTTTGTTGACACGAAAGTTAGTTTAA